A portion of the Segatella copri DSM 18205 genome contains these proteins:
- a CDS encoding smalltalk protein has product MKNFNDGSKKISWVSILNAAVQALIAALTALGVSSCANAL; this is encoded by the coding sequence ATGAAGAATTTTAATGATGGTTCCAAGAAAATTTCTTGGGTTTCAATTTTGAATGCTGCTGTTCAAGCTTTGATTGCAGCTCTTACTGCACTGGGAGTAAGCTCGTGCGCAAATGCCTTATAG
- a CDS encoding transcription termination/antitermination NusG family protein, with protein sequence MIQPDNEESWYAFKIFFGKGKPIKAYFVAKGIEHIYDVKQEYWDKNKKKSLVKEVPIMPSLILFRTTRTEAEEIERKFLNKVMLYRGKNSENLKEPSKISEREVKSSIL encoded by the coding sequence ATGATACAACCAGACAACGAGGAGAGTTGGTACGCATTCAAGATATTTTTTGGGAAAGGAAAGCCTATCAAGGCATATTTCGTTGCCAAAGGGATAGAGCATATTTATGATGTGAAACAAGAATATTGGGACAAGAATAAGAAAAAGAGTCTGGTGAAGGAAGTTCCTATTATGCCATCTCTCATTCTTTTCCGTACTACGAGAACAGAAGCCGAAGAGATTGAACGCAAATTTCTCAATAAAGTGATGCTCTATCGTGGCAAAAATTCTGAGAACTTGAAAGAACCTTCTAAAATTTCAGAACGTGAAGTAAAATCTTCAATATTGTAG
- a CDS encoding tyrosine-type recombinase/integrase: MSRNKKTSESLFQFMNLLIALLMKNGQYRTSLHYKASLNSFKRYRDNKDIALQEIDAEVMRSYEAYLHHTAEVCKNTNSFYLRILRATYNKAVAKGLTPQQHPFSDVYTGIAQTRKRAIPTENVSQIKSLQSVKDLNPKEEMARDTFLMSFYLRGISFIDLAHLRKSDLKDGYLHYTRRKTGQRLTIRWEKEMQELLEKYQAQTASSSYLFPFLVDDGNKRQDKTIDKKQDEARLYHNAEARISYHLSKFGATIGIKGKLTLYVARHSWATTARDNHISISVISEALGHHSETTTQIYLRSIKSSEVDDANAKKLAAL, from the coding sequence ATGTCAAGAAACAAGAAAACATCAGAGTCTTTATTCCAGTTCATGAACCTCCTCATCGCCCTGTTGATGAAAAACGGGCAATACCGCACCTCGCTGCATTACAAGGCATCCCTCAACAGCTTTAAGCGATACCGTGACAACAAGGATATTGCCCTACAAGAGATAGATGCAGAAGTGATGCGCTCGTATGAGGCGTACCTGCATCATACGGCGGAGGTATGCAAAAACACCAACTCCTTCTATCTCCGCATCCTCCGTGCCACCTACAACAAAGCTGTGGCAAAGGGACTGACGCCACAGCAGCATCCCTTCTCGGATGTCTATACCGGTATTGCCCAAACTCGCAAGAGAGCCATACCTACAGAGAATGTCAGCCAGATCAAGAGTCTGCAATCTGTCAAGGATCTCAATCCCAAGGAAGAGATGGCAAGAGATACATTCCTGATGAGTTTCTATCTGCGTGGTATCTCTTTCATCGACCTGGCTCATCTCCGCAAATCTGACCTCAAGGACGGTTATCTTCATTATACAAGAAGAAAGACAGGACAGCGTCTCACCATCCGATGGGAGAAGGAGATGCAGGAGTTGTTGGAAAAGTATCAGGCGCAGACCGCCTCCTCATCTTATCTCTTTCCTTTCCTTGTTGATGATGGAAACAAAAGACAGGATAAAACTATTGACAAAAAGCAGGATGAGGCACGCCTATATCACAATGCGGAAGCGCGTATCTCCTACCACCTCAGTAAGTTTGGAGCTACGATAGGCATCAAGGGCAAGCTCACCCTCTATGTTGCCCGCCATTCCTGGGCAACGACGGCAAGAGATAATCATATCTCTATCTCTGTCATCAGCGAGGCATTGGGACATCATTCCGAAACCACCACACAAATCTATCTCCGTTCCATCAAAAGCTCAGAAGTAGATGATGCCAACGCCAAGAAACTGGCAGCCCTATAA
- a CDS encoding ATP-binding protein, whose product MGAVLIEGPKYCGKTTLASQQAKSILSMSDPDTMEQNIAMANTNIKLLLRGETPRLIDEWQIAPKFWDAVRNEVDKRDDDGQFILTGSAVPPSYDEIFHTGTGRFAWLKLRTMSLWESEDSTGEVSLAKLFATDRTDYFVEGINPIDLEYLAYLTCRGGWPKALDKKSKQAALQQAIEYFEAVTRFDVSRVDGVNRDSELARRIMRSYARNQGSQATASTILADIANNESTEVSENTIYSYIKALKKIFVIEDSTAWNPNMRSKSAIRTSDTRYFTDPSIATAALGMGPDDLINDLSTFGLFFETLCVRDLRVYADALGGSVYHFRDRKGLECDAVVHLRNGKYGLIEVKLGGDKLIEEGARNLVTLESKIDTDKMKSPSFKMVLTGVGKYAYQRPQDGVYVVPVGCLRD is encoded by the coding sequence ATGGGGGCTGTTTTGATAGAAGGTCCTAAGTATTGCGGTAAAACTACTCTAGCCAGCCAACAGGCTAAAAGTATCCTGTCTATGTCTGATCCAGATACTATGGAGCAGAACATTGCTATGGCCAATACCAATATCAAACTATTGCTTCGAGGTGAAACGCCACGTTTGATAGATGAATGGCAAATAGCACCTAAGTTCTGGGATGCCGTCAGAAATGAAGTGGATAAGCGTGATGATGATGGGCAGTTCATACTGACCGGGTCTGCTGTACCACCTAGTTATGACGAAATCTTTCATACGGGTACGGGGCGTTTTGCCTGGCTCAAACTCCGAACAATGAGTTTGTGGGAATCAGAAGATTCTACAGGAGAGGTGAGCCTTGCCAAATTGTTCGCAACCGACAGGACGGATTACTTCGTAGAAGGAATCAACCCCATTGACTTGGAGTATCTGGCATATTTGACTTGTCGGGGTGGCTGGCCGAAAGCCTTGGATAAGAAAAGCAAGCAGGCAGCTTTACAGCAGGCCATTGAGTATTTTGAGGCAGTAACCAGATTCGATGTATCCCGTGTAGATGGAGTCAACCGTGATAGTGAATTAGCACGGAGGATTATGCGTTCGTATGCGAGAAATCAGGGAAGTCAGGCTACTGCAAGTACCATTTTGGCAGATATTGCCAACAATGAGAGTACTGAGGTTAGTGAGAATACCATCTATTCCTACATCAAGGCTTTGAAGAAGATATTTGTGATAGAGGATTCTACAGCCTGGAACCCGAATATGAGAAGCAAGTCGGCGATACGTACTTCTGATACCAGATATTTTACCGACCCTTCGATTGCAACTGCAGCTTTGGGAATGGGACCGGATGACTTGATCAATGATTTGAGTACGTTTGGCTTATTCTTTGAAACCTTGTGTGTACGTGATTTGAGAGTTTATGCTGATGCATTAGGTGGCTCCGTTTATCATTTTCGTGATAGAAAAGGTCTGGAGTGTGATGCTGTAGTTCATCTTCGTAATGGCAAGTATGGGTTGATTGAGGTGAAGCTGGGTGGCGACAAGCTCATAGAGGAGGGCGCAAGAAACCTGGTGACATTGGAAAGTAAAATCGATACCGATAAGATGAAGTCTCCATCTTTCAAAATGGTGTTGACTGGTGTCGGTAAATATGCCTACCAGCGTCCGCAGGACGGCGTATATGTTGTGCCGGTAGGGTGCTTGAGAGATTAG
- a CDS encoding helix-turn-helix domain-containing protein, producing the protein MFYPVSWAITGNIKSRSYGTCREVGFSYPNHFARLFRQKTGMSPSAFRKQLLKE; encoded by the coding sequence ATGTTTTATCCTGTTTCATGGGCCATCACCGGCAACATAAAGAGCCGCAGCTACGGTACCTGCAGAGAAGTGGGCTTCAGCTATCCCAACCATTTCGCCCGCCTCTTCAGACAAAAGACGGGAATGTCTCCTAGTGCTTTCAGAAAACAGCTGTTAAAAGAATAA
- a CDS encoding MATE family efflux transporter, with protein sequence MNRTDLTQGSIWGNITTFLLPYILAYFLQILYGLADLFVIGRYCNVDSTTAVSNGAQVMYFVTCVVIGLAMGTTVNTAHAIGAKDQRRASRVIGNTATMFFTLSILLALVLLCCRDGIVRLMDTPPEAVEGTRDYLMVCFIGIPFIMAYNVIASIFRGLGDSKSPMYFVAVACVVNILLDFFFIGYLGWGARGAALGTTLSQMFSVMVALLAIRRHREVFDVHRHDFRPNRQTVKSILKIGFPIAMQDGFIQLGFLAIAVIANGRGVYDAGAVGIVEKFIGLVFILPSAMLSTVSAICSQNYGAGNVDRVLKTLRCSLVIIFGYGILMIAVWEIFPEVAVGIFTDDPVVVEKGAVYLQGYIYDCLFAGIHFCFSGLFTACGYSIISFVYNFLSVILVRIPLAYLASEMYPDTLYPMGITTWFGSLFSVIICVVVYRWMVKHHKFSHSIVAS encoded by the coding sequence ATGAATAGAACAGACTTGACACAAGGTAGCATTTGGGGGAATATCACGACCTTTTTGTTACCTTATATTCTGGCTTATTTCCTACAGATTCTCTATGGTTTGGCCGATCTTTTCGTGATAGGTAGATATTGTAATGTAGATAGTACTACGGCTGTATCTAATGGTGCGCAGGTAATGTATTTTGTTACTTGCGTAGTCATTGGTCTGGCTATGGGTACTACTGTGAATACGGCTCATGCCATCGGTGCAAAGGATCAGCGCCGGGCTTCCCGGGTTATTGGTAATACTGCTACCATGTTCTTTACCTTGAGTATTTTGCTGGCGCTGGTGTTGCTTTGTTGCCGTGATGGTATTGTCAGGCTGATGGATACGCCACCCGAGGCTGTGGAAGGTACCCGTGATTATCTCATGGTATGCTTTATCGGCATTCCGTTCATCATGGCATATAATGTGATAGCCTCAATCTTTCGTGGGTTGGGCGATTCGAAGAGTCCGATGTATTTCGTAGCTGTGGCTTGTGTGGTGAATATTCTTCTCGACTTTTTCTTTATCGGATATCTGGGGTGGGGAGCCCGAGGTGCGGCATTGGGTACTACCTTGTCGCAAATGTTCAGTGTGATGGTAGCCCTCCTTGCTATCAGGCGTCATCGTGAGGTATTTGATGTTCACAGACATGATTTCCGTCCGAACCGTCAGACGGTAAAAAGTATTCTGAAGATAGGCTTCCCGATAGCTATGCAGGATGGTTTCATCCAGTTGGGCTTTCTTGCCATTGCCGTAATTGCCAATGGACGAGGCGTGTATGATGCCGGTGCTGTGGGCATCGTAGAGAAGTTTATCGGTCTGGTTTTTATTCTTCCTTCTGCCATGCTGTCTACCGTATCTGCCATCTGTTCCCAAAACTATGGTGCAGGCAATGTAGACCGTGTGCTTAAAACTTTGCGCTGTTCGCTTGTCATCATCTTTGGTTATGGCATTCTGATGATTGCCGTTTGGGAGATTTTCCCGGAGGTGGCAGTGGGTATCTTTACCGATGATCCTGTTGTAGTAGAAAAAGGAGCCGTTTATCTGCAGGGATATATTTATGATTGCCTTTTTGCCGGCATTCACTTCTGCTTCTCAGGCTTGTTTACAGCCTGCGGCTATTCCATCATCTCTTTTGTTTATAATTTCCTGTCGGTCATCCTGGTAAGAATTCCGTTGGCTTATCTTGCCTCAGAGATGTATCCGGATACGCTCTATCCTATGGGTATCACGACGTGGTTCGGTTCGCTGTTCTCTGTTATCATCTGTGTGGTTGTATACCGCTGGATGGTCAAGCATCATAAGTTCAGTCATTCCATCGTTGCTTCCTGA